A stretch of DNA from Hydrogenophaga sp. SL48:
CATGGCGACCGATTTGCCCGAGCCCGATTCGCCCACGATGCCGAGCACTTGGCCCTGATCGAGCTGCAGATCGAGCGTGTCTACCGCGCGGAAGGCTCGGCCTTTGGCGCCGAACTCGACGCGCAGGTTTTGGATGTCAAGAAGACTCATGGTGTGTGTTCCCTGGGCTTCAAGATGCTGACTTGAGCTTCGGGTCCAGCGCATCGCGCAGCCCGTCACCCACCAGGTTGATCGCGAGCACCGACCAGAGAATCGTCAGACCCGGCAGCGTCACCACCCACCAGGCGCGTTCGATGTAGTCGCGCGCCGAGGCGAGCATGGTGCCCCACTCGGGCAACGGCGGCTGCACGCCCAGGCCCAGGAAGCCCAGCGCCGCGATCTCGAGGATGGCGGCGGAGAAGCTCATGGTGGCGTGCACGATCAGCGGCGCGGTGCAGTTGGGCAACACGGTCACGAACATCAGGCGCAGCGTGCGCGCGCCCGACAGGCGCGCGGCGGTGACGTAGTCGCGCTGCAGCTCGCTCAGCGCCGAGGCGCGCACCAGGCGCACATAGGCCGGCAGCGACACCAGCGCGATGGCGATCATGGCGTTGAGCAGGCCCGGGCCGAGGATGGCCATGATGGCCACGGCCATCAGCAGCGAGGGCAAGGCCATCACGATGTCCATGGCGCGCATGATGGTGGCGTCCACCCACTTGCCGGCGAACGCGGCCACCAGCCCCAGGATCACGCCCGGGATCAGCGCCATCACCACCGACACCAGGCCCACCAGCAGCGAGAGCCGCGCGCCGTGGATCAGGCGCGAGAGCAGGTCGCGGCCGAGCTCGTCGGTGCCGAGCAGAA
This window harbors:
- a CDS encoding ABC transporter permease subunit, whose product is MNFAEFWRAFSHNKGAVAGLVFMVIVGLLAIFAPWVAPHSPIEQYRDNFLQAPVWAGGSSQFLLGTDELGRDLLSRLIHGARLSLLVGLVSVVMALIPGVILGLVAAFAGKWVDATIMRAMDIVMALPSLLMAVAIMAILGPGLLNAMIAIALVSLPAYVRLVRASALSELQRDYVTAARLSGARTLRLMFVTVLPNCTAPLIVHATMSFSAAILEIAALGFLGLGVQPPLPEWGTMLASARDYIERAWWVVTLPGLTILWSVLAINLVGDGLRDALDPKLKSAS